TATAGCACCagatataattaagtttaatccCTTAAGGCACTCATCACCAATTATGATTCGTAAACAAACTCATATAAGAATGAGCCATACCAGAGGAGGTGCACAAGCAAAACAGGCAGTTTCACCAGGTATAAGTAACTGAATATGGCCAGAAACAGCATCCTCAGAAACACCTGTTCAAATTTGTATATTTCATGAGTTTCCACACACCAAAAAAAGATCCATACTTCATACATACAGACtgcaaaaatcaaaataaaaatattgcatATAGAACGCATTAGATGCTGGCCTGTATAACATATGCCAGTAAATAGTCAGTAGCCACATACACAAACGAAGGTATGTATACTTTTTTAGCACCATAAAATGTTGGCAAAGGAAAATTATGTTTTGCAATATTTATCAAAACCATGTTTATTTCTATCTTTGAGTATCAACGATTCTTTTCACATTACTACTCCAAAATATCGACAAAGGTGGAGTCAATCCAGagcaattttaatttccttccATAAACAAGTCCAACAATTTTATCCCTAACAAGAGAAGAGATCTGCAGATCTGTATTCATACCTGACTCCATCCATGTTTGACTCAATTCATTACAGGCCTGCAGTGCTTCCAGAAACCAGTCAGACATGAGAATCCCTAGGGAAATCCAAACAGAAGAAAAAGTATTTGGTTATAATTGGAATTGTTTCTTATATACCTGGTTAACAGCCATTCTTGCTTCGTAATTATCCACACAACTTAAAACCAGATCCACGCCACTCCCTTCTTTATTTGGGCaaaacgatttttttttcaaacttgaCATGAAGGTTTCAAAACCTGTGACGGTTGTGATATTCAGGGTATAGCTCTAAACcaaaaggaaaagggaaatATGTCAGCAGAGAAAGAGTATTAACATATTACCAAtcattaaaatgtttataaagattCATTTTAACAGTTACATAGATACGTGAAAAGATCCCATGCCTATAAACACTGCATAATATTTTTACCTCTAGTACAACATCAGGGTTTATGTCTGAAAGAGTCTGTACAGCTGCATCAGTCTTAGTCAAACCAACCTGGAaagctaaaaatattatatcacaATTTATGGCAAGGACACAGGGAACTTCTAGAAACTTCATGATggcaaatataatttaatatatagcTTTGTCTGTACAAAATTCTACAGTTAGCTAGTAGCATCAAACTTCACATTTGCACTTTGTCAGCCGAGAGAATTCATGTTAAAAATCATTCATGTTATTAGCCCTTTCAATTTCACGACATCATGTGTAGAAAtaataaacatacaaaaataaagaaatataaaacaagaaaatgaagaattggATATTCACCTGATCTGGACGAAAGAACAACCTATTCATGTTTGCAAGCTCCACTTTATCATAATCATACAACAAAAGTCGACCTATGCCGCATCTAGTCAGCATCTCAGCTGCAACACTTCCTACACCACCTATCCCCTGTGTTTGTGCAAGAATAACCCAATATTAACCTTTTCAATGAAAACAGAAGAAAGCAATTGAGAGGATCTTTTCGATAGAGATAAAAATAGTCAGGATCACCTATTGGTTTATCCTctacaaaaaattattcatcCTTTGTTTATGTTCATGACCAAAAGTCTTATCctctaatataaaaattcagCAAGGCCGCAGAAACACTTGGTATAAATCAAGTATTTTCTAAGTGAGTATGATCTGAATTAAAGGAGTTTATGTCCAATTATAGCTAGATAGTTTGTCTAATTAAATGTCACGCATAGCAATCCTTTATGTACAAATAGAACATGGAATAGCTTCCAAACATACTAAAACAAGATTGAACTCTAATtacatatttcaataaaaaaattcagattAAGTTATCCACCATAAATTATGTCatattggaaaatattttaGCAATGGATAAAAAAATACTCCAACAAGCTTATTATCTATGCTCAGAACTTAGACGGTATATATTCCTAATTTCTTATCAAAACAAATGACCACAAATAAACAATAAGAATGTCATTCTAAGTAGTTTTCCCAAAATAAAGGTGATTCTAAGAGGAATTAACGACAAAAACTCCTTAATTAAATCCCAAGTCCAGGGGAAAGAGTAATGTTTCATGCTCTTGTAATTCAACGCACTTCGGcctttgaaatttaataatttatgccattaaatattaaaaaaaaactaaaaaaataaaaaaacacgcTAGTCACAAATTTTATGCTACAGCAACTAAGAGTGATAAAGGAGATTAATACAGACAACTATGGCAACGGAGAAATCGCGTATTCTTTCATAGTTCTCCACAATACCCATTCTCTGAAGTGCCATAAGCCGACTATAAGGATTGCTATCTACAACCTCAGCACTCATATCCTGGCAACAAtgtaatgaaaagaaaaaccattCAATTAAACTTAACACTGtaaattcatcaaataaaaaaaaaaaaatacagtgaTGTACCAGACCAATAGGCAATTCAATTACCTCAACTTTGGAGCGTCGAACAGGTGCAGCCGCTGCAAGCTTGCCAAGTTCCTCAACACGCAATTGaatcttcaaaaaaataaaagcaaaaatagCACACATTTTCGTTATTTTATAATCGGATCTAATAACGTACATTAACACTCGTGAGGAGTCTTCGGCTTAATTGATGGAATCGGGATATAAATTCggaatttaaaagaagaaaaaccttGCGGAGCAAAGCATTGTGAGATGGATCGGGAAGCGATTGGCTCAGAAATTGAAGATCGGCGTTCAACTGTTTGAGTTCGACCTCCATCTCACTCCCGAATCAATAGCGTTTTTCAAACGCCTGTATTCTGTTTTGTGCGGATCGCGCGTTTCTGTGGATAGTTGGAAATTTGGAATATGAAGAAACTCTGAATTTGAAGTTTTAGAGCAATGTATTGATTGTTGGCGCTGTAGTCAGAGAGAGTTGGCTTGGCTCCCTGTTATTGTATGTAAGCCTATCACTCCACTAGGGTCACCACCATAGGTTCTAACTTCAACTCTCCCTGCTGCTGCCCTTACTTGCTTTGGTTAGtgtattaacaatttttttctcctggttaagaatattaattaaatcaaataatttttttttttcagaccGAATCCAAATCAAACAGTGTTAAAACGattatctaaaaaataatagtttatttatttattttatgactCACTCCTTAATATTTAAATGCAATTTTCGGTGTTTGCAAATATGccaattttatagtttaaaattttagccACATATGTAGGTTTTTAATTGAtgcaattaaacaattttaattcactattaatttttattaaagttaattgtcaatttttttattaatattttataggggtttgttaacacgcgtacgcctgtttttcagttggtacgtNTTAACNATGTGNACCGNattatagtagacaaaaataccctcatttatcatggattctaagttttaaggtcaaggatatttaaataattttcattctcaaaactaaaaaaagaaaccccaaacccttactcacctccatcgttcctctcaaccctttctctttcatctcctCTCACTCCAACATATTTTCTGTCATTcctattgccccaattgaaaaaaaaaaatcagaaacccttgcctaacccttgtccttttccctttaaacaaagtgtttctttttcctttctctattggtatgggatacatgatgtaagactacaacctagaattgaaataattgtactcctagggaattcttctatacctatttctttaatttctttatgtctcttttttatcactgaatcaacttctacaggcgtttagaataaactttaaccactgtgcaagataaaaaacagtaaaatcattttttacctttgagatttggaaagagtgacataaaataacaaagtttacattcattttacacacattaataaatataaaatgattataaaagagtaaattttttcaatttttaaaaaatatctctgattcaaattgctaccaccatcttcaattgggttgagatgagaaaaaaaattttggaaagatgacagagaaaatgttgagatgagagagagatgaaagagaaagggttgagaNGAATGANgaaggtgagtaagggtttggggtttcttttttttagttttgagaatgaaaattatttaaatatccttaacattaaaacttagaatccatgataaatgagggtatttttgtctactataatacGGTACATATTGTTAAAAcgtatcaactgaaaaacaggcgtaccatgttaacaaacccctattttatataaataagtaattaacatcatcatcatcatcatcattattattattaattatgtaacACTCTTTTAAGTAATAAGATGAAATATTAGAGAACCAAATTtgtgattaaaatttaatatggaCTAAAAATGGATTTAAGGCTGATGTAAATTCTCTAAAAGAATTAatgcaaatttaaataatattattcttaatttttcatatattttataaaggataaaaatatttgaaaaaaagtagagtgttttttatatataatttaatatgaatgTTCATATTAATTGCTCTTAATTATCTGCATTAATAttgtaagatttttttaaaaaaaatcataaaagctatcattttaaaatagaaaaaaataataaacatgcTATATCGGAGTATGAATTTTTCATTGGTACTTCAATACCTAAATGATgaatttatacttaaaatttaaattaaaaggaagTTTTGTATCAATTAAGGAACATACGTTGTagtactataatttttttaattatgacatCTCTCtctttaaattatcatttttatttatataaataataattattataataatctaaaattatcaTATGTTCACTTTGAATAAATATCAGTTGAAAAGAAGCTCTTGTGATGATAATGTTGCCTTCatccataataaaatattgttattaacCATAAAACTAAGCCGTTTAATATTACTAACAAGGCGAGATAACATTccaatcaatcaattaaaaaaattaaataatattgactcaattaaaaattataaatatttttaatacttaataaatataaaatatttaatagagacacaataaaaaatatccaaattcatttttatttttttaagacatTCTTTTAACGTATAGTATCCATTCACTTGGGATAATTAAGATAATTGCAAAACTATTTTATGGGTCAAATTactttaattgattattcttatttagaaacataattatattgtttaaataagaCTTATAAATAGTTTCACTTTgactataattaaattttaagtgaaaCTCCTAAAAcagatttaatatattatattttattaaaatacagattttaaaaattactttaatttcaaaagcaaattttaattgaaaaaaatatcgtatctctatttttaaattaatttttcatgtgctacttattttttagatattttatttttaattttttagatataatttaagcattttaaataaatttgaagaaaaaacatCTTTAATAGAAAAGTTACTTAATAGAGCTGGATTCGagttaaattcaaatattatagtttaaatttgaaaaaaaaaatctattattttttaatcgttttaaaatttttaatattatagtttaaaatattttaaatttatttaaatttatatcataagaattttgtaaagtttaaaCATAAGTGAAAAGAGACGTTTGTtactagaaaaatattttattttgacctaagaaaactaatatttaaaatattaaaataaatatttaactacTTCTATCTAACTCAATTTATCTTTATTCTAATtggagtaaattttttttaattaaatcaaatatatacaTAAGTGAATTTAACTGTTTGGGTCAATTATATTTAACGTGGATTTAGGTGAATTCAATTTTGAATTGGGTTTAATCAGACTTAATTCGGACTCGAGCTTACTTGACATAATTTGCATATGGGTTAACTTGACTTGAATTAGACTACATCGAAATAAGCTTATCTTGGTTATAGCCTGATTCAGTCTTGTGTGAACTCATCCTACCTTAATTTAATGTGTACTAAGTCAACTCGACTTGACTCAAACTCAGGTCAATATGGTTGAACTTAAACCCCTTATAGCTTAGTCAACTCAAACTGAGTCTGGACTAACTCAATCAAGAACTCAAGTTAACTCAGCCTAACTTTAGCCTTACCAACTCAACTTAACATGGATTCAAGCTCACTCAACTTGACTTTAGCCTAAGCCCAACTTGTGCTTTATCTATTCTAGCTCGACCTAGGCCTTACTAACTTAGTCTTAGTTTGCTTCAACATGACATGGATTTACTCTAACTCAACTTAATATGGACAGAGTAAATTCCACGCATTACCATAGCTCGGGTTGAACCAACTCAACATGGACTCAGGCTAAATCAGATTGATGTGGATCGGGTGGACTGGGATTCACTTGAACCTATATGAATTTGGGCTAACTCAATCTCAACCTATTTCAACTCAACATAGGCCTTACCAACTTGACCCAACTTAGTCTCACCTTAATTAAACTTGATATAGATATGTCTCGGCTTTACATGAACCCGATTTGAGTTAGCTGAAATTAAGCCTGTGTTGATTTGGCCTAAAGTAAGCCTATgccaatttgattttgattagaCTTGAGATTACTCAGCTTGACTTAGGCCCAAAAGCTTATGTGGCCTAACATGGACATAGGTCAGCTTGCCTCTACTGACCTAACTCAACTCAATCCAACGTACTTTAACTTCTCTTGTTCTATATTGACTTGACTCAACTTAAGTTTGACTCAACTTAATCTGATGTAGAGTAGCCTCAAGATGATCTAACATGGGTCAACCATAATTCATCCTAACGTGGTCCCAATCCAACTTAAATtgacctaaaccctaaactattTTACATGACCCAAGCTCGACCCTACCTAATATAGATCCATCCTAGccaatttgatgtggtttttatTCCAAATTATCTTAACTTATGCTTGATTAAGTTGAGACTAAATTAAGTGTAACATAGTCTAACTTGAATTTGACTTTACCTAACTTGAGATTGGATCCAATTCAACCTAGCTTATCTTTGATCTAGCTAAACCTAATTTAATGTGAGTTTAATATAGCTTAGCTTGTATTTGATGCAATTGGTGCAACTTGTTTTGGTTCCAATTCAATCCCACTTTATAAGATTTGAAttcaacttaattatattttccttaatattcaaaataaaaaaattattcaatccaatataacttaaaataatatgaatttagATAATTAcgtattgaatttaaaaattttgatgttATTCACACACATAtcctaatatttatttattaaaattttgtttgagcGGTGTTTATTTTCCCTCTGTTCGTTGCATTTATTCTGATACGTTATACCTTTTTTATGACAAGGTAACTATTAAAACTACAataatttgttttgttcttgGTACTCATCCAATATGATAAGCTCTTAAAGTTCTTGTTTctattaggtttaaacccttttttggtccctaagttaagttctgatgttcagtttagtcctcgcttttaaaaatgtcaacctttagttcctatgatatgaaaaatgtatcaaatcagtcatattccttaacaaatcacaagtttttcattaagtgatttgttgttcataacaccttctgttaacaaatcacaaaatattagatacttaggtatgaaaacttgtgatttattgttcattaagtgctgtcatgagaactcatttgatacattcttcatatcatagggacttaaagttgacatttttagaagcggggactaaactgaacatcacaACGGgacaaaaaagagtttaaaccttTCTATTACTAgcttattttaatcaattttcgTACCAATGTCAAAACTTTTGTTAGGCCCGAATCCAACAGCTTTAGTGACGAAGGGTTAGGACCCATCTCAAAACGGTGGCGTGGAATATGTCAAACACATAAAAAGGCTAAAGATAAATTTCAATGCAACAGGTTCATTCTTTTTACTCTACCTAATTTCTCCAAACAAATAATACATCAACATCCCTTGGGGTGATGAGGAGATTCATTTGTTTAACTATGTTTGGTATTTTCATCAATGTCACTTTTTTTACTATAGGAAGCTTATTGGAGCAAGGTAATTTTACAAAGGCTATGAGGCAAATCTTCATATAAAACTGAATGAGTCATTGCTTAGTGCACGTGACAATGAAGGCCATGGTTCACATACTCTGTCAACAGCTGGTGGTAGCTTTGTTCCTGGAGCTAGTGTTTTTGGCTTTGGAAATGGAACAGCAAGTGGTGGATCACCAAAAGCTCGAGTTGCAGCATATAAGGTGTGTTGGCCAAATCTTATCCCGTTCGGTGGTGGATGTTTTGATGCAGACGTTATGGCTGCTTTTGAGGCAGCCATAAGTGACGGGGTTGATGTGCTTTCAGTGTCTTTGGGATCGGAGGCCCGAGATGATTTCGAAGACGTTATTGCCATAGGATCCTTCAATGCAGTTGCAAATGGCATTGTAGCAGTGGCTTCTGCAGGAAATTCAGGTATGTTACccttggtgacaagaaaatcaTCAAGGTATATTTTTTCTAGAACCTTGACTTTCTTCTTATAGTAAAACATGCCACTttagttttttcctttttttcattttcaagccAACATTTTCGATATCAAGTAGAATCAGAAATCTATGCTACAACCCTGAAGAGGGTCATGTGGCATGAGGCATCTAACTTACCCTCTTGTCTTTCTCTTGTTGTTAGGGAGGTAGCCTTTCAGAGTATGGATTATCATCTGATAAAAGGCGTACCCATTGATTAGTTCTGTTTATGCCAAATATTTCAATGGATCTATTTCGGAAGCGTAAGAATCCTCGTACCAACTTGACCTTCTAAATTACCTTATCATTGGGGATGTTCTCTTTTAATTCAGTCCATTGTGGCAGACTCAATTGCCAGGATGGAAGTCTTGATCCTGAGAAGGTGAACGGGAAAATATTGGTCTGTTTTGGTGATAGATCAGAGAGTAGTGGGGAAGCTTACACACACTCACTCTTTAGGACTTAAATATAAAGTGATCGTATAACTGCAATTTTTGCTTTCTGTTTCAGCCAGATATCACTGCACCAGCATTCACATCATAGCTGCTTATACTGAAGCCGTATCTGCTACAGGTCTAGAATCTGACACACGCATAACTCCTTTCTTTTCCATGACTGGCACTTCAATGTCATGTCCATGACTCGTCGTTGAACGAGGCAACTCCATTTGAGTATGGTGCAGGGCATATTAAACCTAACAGTACTGCGGACCCTGGACTTGTGTATGACCTGAATATTACTGATTTTTTGAACTATTTGTGTGGTCGTGGCTACAACAGTTCCCAGCTTAAGATTTCAACCACAAGCCTTACACTTGTCCAGAGTCGTTCACTTTAGCAGATTTCAATTATCCAACAATCACAATTTCTGAGTTTGGCCCTGGAAATTCTGTGAATGTCTCTCGAACTGTCCCTAATGTTGGGTCCGGAAGCACTTATATAGTGCGCATAAAAGCGCCACCACATGTTGAAGTTTCGGTGGAGCCTAGGAAACTGAGGTTCAAGAAAAAGGGTGAAAAGAAGGAGTTCAGAGTGGCATTGACCTTGAAGAAGAAAACTGAAAGCACCACTGATTTCGTATTCGGATGGTTGACGTGGACTGATAAGAAGCACCATGTTAGGAGTTCCATTGCAGTTAACATGACACAGGTGAGATGAGATTTATGTTGCTGCTGCCTTTACCCTCCCTTTGGAGGGATCttttcatccattgttttcttatCTCTGAAATAAAGGTTCTGTTCAATTGTAAAACTTATTCAAGCAGAAAAGTggttgttttgtgtttttccCCTTTAATTTTAAAGCCATTTTTATTATGggcatacataaaaaaaaaatatttttaataaacccTTAAAGGTTATAAAAaccattttcataaaataaactaatcccagtattactaaaaataattgttgtacATATTTGTGATGAAACAAATCCTCAAATACAttaagaatgtattttttaatttcaagcCACCGATCAAAGGAAGTAAATGAGTAGTAGCTTCTGAGTTATGGTTCTTCCGTTGAAACAGTCTATTCACGGGGTTTGTTGGATAAGGTCTAACGATGTGATTGGATTGCCAGTTCCCAGATAAATGAAGGTGAAaataacttaagaaaaaaaaggcgAGGAAAGTATTATAAGATTGCAGAGAGTGTGAGAAATCGTTCATCATATCTCGTAGATACATACACATTATACTTAGCCCAAAAATAATAGGAAACGAAATGGAATGGAAAAAGATATGACGAcagagaaggaagagaaggtTATACGGCGAGTGTGATATCACTCAACTCAAGCTGGGCAGCAATGTCCTCAAGCTGCTTCCTGACGCTCATGTCAATCAACTTGGAGCCAGAATTGCCGTACCTCACAGTGAAACCGGCCACCAAACTAGCGTCAAGGAGGGTCTTGATCCTGACGTTTTTGGCCCCAGTCAGCTTCTGAACCTGCTTCGCGATTTGCGCCAGGTGCTGGGACTCCAACTTCACCACCGAAGTCACCACCGCCAGCTCCGTGTCGGTCAACTTGTTATACACCAATTCGAACTCCTTCGCTATCTCGTTAATTAGATCGATCCTCTGCGCGTCCACCAGGATGTAGAGGAAGTTTCTGGTGTGCGGTTGGAACCCCGAGGATTCGGCGATTTCGTCCACCAGCTGCCGCTTCTTCTCCACGGCCAGCGTGGGGTCCGAGAAGAAGTCCGACACCTTCGGGTCCGAGAACAGCTCGCTGATTTTCTCGATATCGGCGGCGGTGACGTCCAGCGTGCTATTGGCGCTCGCCACGTCAGCCAGGGCCGAGGCGTAGCTGGAGGACGCCGTGGCCGACATTCTGGCGCCTGCGGCGCCGTTGGAGCGGCGGGTGGCGGCGGCGAGCTTGAGCTTGAGAGCGGAGAAGGTGGAACGGGAGAAGGAAACGGTGAGCGTGGGTTTCTGGGCAAGGGACTTTCCCGGGATTAGGACGTGTTTGGATTGGAGGGAAGCGGTGGGATGCTGCAAGGACGCCATTTTTGCGGTGAGTGTGATTGTGTTGTGatatctctctttttctttcttttttgttttttgtttttgtgatggTGTGGAGCAAGAGGAGGGCCTCTTGGAGGATTGAGAGGATCACTGTGGCCTCTTATCTCGGGGATAAGATAATCAACTTTTGACACGTGGACGCCTCTGTGTGGAAGAAGGACCCTTTTTGGTCTcttatttggatttttttaatttttaatttttttgacaaaataatattcgaaccagaaaaataaatacaaaggCCACGGCTGGATGAAGTTTATCACCGTATCTTGTTTTGATTAAGTATCATTTTAGCTAATCTCCATTTCAGATTTCCATAAGGATTACTAACATCATTTAttcacagaaaaaaaataaataaatttcaatatttaacaAATTGCAACAACATATGATCCTTCAAGTTATTGATAATAGTACTAGAACACACCTTATGATAGATAATGCTTACTCCTAACTCGgtatgtataaaaaaatcatacttaTTAATCGCTTCATTGATTGTtggatatttatataaaaagttgtCTCACATTATATCCGGGCGAGGACGGAGAGTGATTGTctacagacaaggagcggctcttgTCAGGCTTCCAGTGAAAGAGGTACATAGAAGAATCTAACAttcaccggaatgagagggatctagagactgtataagTATGAGACTATATGGTTGAAGGATtacttaaaggaattaatttggctactcatatcgtatttgtttttcggtagcctagtAATTTAGGGATGAGTGACCTTTTGGGAAGTTTTTTCGAAAAGTGTGCTGACAAAACACATTggaagttgtcggggcgttacaatcatggtattatttaattaaatttaaatgctAAATGTTAAGATATAACAACTCAtgtttttgaagtttaacaaacaatacTTAAccaagtaatttttataaaatgtagtGTCTAACGATTGTATGTACTAAAGAATAATACTTTAtgaaataagtgtttatcaaATATTATCTATCCAAAGTATTGAACGagataaacatttaaaatgaatgtagtgttttaagtaaattttgtcCAAACAAGAACCAACGTCTAACATAATGGAAACATCCAAGGAGTTAAAAGTCGATGCTTAAGATTTAATATCCAAATGTGTTAAGCCACTAAGCGTATGATAGAACTAATCATTTGTAAAACGCTAAATGCTATCAAATGATATATGATTATCTTATATCTCAAACGTGTCTAATGATTGACACAAAAAACGCTAAATGTTATAGAACTTCTAATAGAGTGTCTAAACATTATAGCGTTTGAACGAAAGATACAATGTTTGAACAAATGATAGAGCCTTTGAACATTAGCTCTACTAAACAATGTAAAGCAGCTTAGACAACTGTATGAAAGAAGTGTTTAAAGATTATATCATCTAAATCTAATACATCAAATGTTTTGCTTCAAAGGATTTATTAAACGATGTTGACATGTGTCAATGTGCTTTGAACACGTAATGTGCTTTATGATCATCCTCTAGACCTTTTGTTCCTTTAGACTGGCTTGCTAGACTTGATATTTGGCCTGGGTCAACTCGATTCCACTTTCGACCTAATCGACTTCGTTCAACTTTCGACTTAGCCTTATTGTGCCCAATTCTTCGACTCGGGTCGGCTTAGCTTAATCTTTCAGCCCAAGCCAGCTTTCAAGACTAGCTG
This genomic stretch from Vigna radiata var. radiata cultivar VC1973A chromosome 7, Vradiata_ver6, whole genome shotgun sequence harbors:
- the LOC106769347 gene encoding ubiquitin-like modifier-activating enzyme 5, whose amino-acid sequence is MEVELKQLNADLQFLSQSLPDPSHNALLRKIQLRVEELGKLAAAAPVRRSKVEDMSAEVVDSNPYSRLMALQRMGIVENYERIRDFSVAIVGIGGVGSVAAEMLTRCGIGRLLLYDYDKVELANMNRLFFRPDQVGLTKTDAAVQTLSDINPDVVLESYTLNITTVTGFETFMSSLKKKSFCPNKEGSGVDLVLSCVDNYEARMAVNQACNELSQTWMESGVSEDAVSGHIQLLIPGETACFACAPPLVVASGVDERTLKREGVCAASLPTTMGVVAGLLVQNTLKLLLGFGQVSPYLGYNSLKDFFPTMQMKPNPQCSNVACLKRQEEYMLAKPARDAAAKAKMEAEVLSTEEVPLHDDNEWNISVVDDVELDGPDTRSSDVLPEGLTHELPSADEFHEATPDAPVADNDDLEDLRRQLEAINSA
- the LOC106766849 gene encoding ATP synthase delta chain, chloroplastic → MASLQHPTASLQSKHVLIPGKSLAQKPTLTVSFSRSTFSALKLKLAAATRRSNGAAGARMSATASSSYASALADVASANSTLDVTAADIEKISELFSDPKVSDFFSDPTLAVEKKRQLVDEIAESSGFQPHTRNFLYILVDAQRIDLINEIAKEFELVYNKLTDTELAVVTSVVKLESQHLAQIAKQVQKLTGAKNVRIKTLLDASLVAGFTVRYGNSGSKLIDMSVRKQLEDIAAQLELSDITLAV